A single genomic interval of Prochlorococcus marinus XMU1406 harbors:
- the argH gene encoding argininosuccinate lyase: MAKVWSKRFDNALDPFIEKFNASIGFDRKLILEDIDCSVAHAKMLGKTQVLSSIEASQIINGLESIKVQYLEGKFSPSPPSEDIHYCIEEKLISLIGETGKKLHTGRSRNDQVGTDIRLWLRKEIDNVEILITHLQKSFLNHAKSNIYTLIPGYTHMQRAQPLSLAHHLLAYIEMLQRDRERFKEVRARVNISPLGAAALAGTKIKIDRQFTAAELGFEKIYKNSIDAVSDRDFCIEFVSASALLMSHLSKISEEIILWVTDEFSFAKLTDKCATGSSLMPQKKNPDVPELIRGKTGRVFGHLQALLTMVKGVPLSYNKDFQEDKEPIFDTSETISSCIKAMTILINEGIEFNIKNLSDSVENDFSNATDLADYLVGKDVPFRTAYQVVGEIVKYCLERKMLFKNLKIDEFKKFHPEFDEDVFADIKPLNVVKSRNSEGGTGFLQVEKEINNWQKKLLI; this comes from the coding sequence ATGGCAAAAGTTTGGAGTAAGAGGTTTGATAATGCACTTGACCCTTTTATTGAAAAGTTTAATGCCTCAATTGGTTTTGATAGAAAGCTTATTTTAGAAGATATAGATTGCTCGGTTGCTCATGCGAAAATGCTTGGCAAAACTCAAGTTTTATCTTCTATTGAAGCTTCGCAAATTATTAATGGTCTAGAGTCAATAAAAGTTCAATATTTGGAGGGTAAATTTTCTCCTAGTCCACCTTCTGAAGATATTCACTATTGCATAGAAGAAAAACTGATCAGTTTAATTGGTGAAACTGGAAAAAAATTACACACAGGTAGAAGTAGAAATGATCAAGTCGGTACAGATATAAGATTGTGGCTAAGAAAAGAGATTGACAATGTTGAAATTTTAATAACTCATTTGCAAAAATCCTTCTTAAATCATGCCAAATCTAATATTTATACCTTAATTCCTGGATATACCCACATGCAAAGAGCTCAACCATTATCTTTGGCTCATCATTTATTGGCTTACATAGAAATGCTCCAAAGAGATCGTGAAAGGTTTAAAGAAGTACGCGCAAGAGTTAATATTTCTCCTTTAGGCGCTGCAGCATTAGCTGGAACAAAAATAAAAATAGATAGGCAATTTACAGCTGCAGAATTGGGTTTTGAAAAGATTTATAAAAATAGTATTGATGCTGTAAGTGACAGAGATTTTTGTATAGAGTTTGTTTCTGCATCTGCCCTGTTAATGTCTCATTTAAGTAAAATTTCAGAGGAAATAATTTTATGGGTAACTGATGAATTTTCTTTTGCAAAATTAACAGATAAATGTGCCACAGGAAGTAGTTTAATGCCGCAGAAAAAAAATCCTGACGTTCCAGAATTGATAAGAGGTAAGACGGGAAGAGTGTTTGGACATCTTCAGGCATTATTAACTATGGTCAAAGGGGTGCCACTTTCATACAATAAGGATTTTCAAGAGGATAAAGAGCCAATATTTGATACTTCAGAAACAATATCATCTTGTATTAAAGCAATGACTATTCTAATTAATGAGGGCATTGAATTTAATATCAAAAATTTATCTGATTCTGTAGAAAATGACTTTTCTAATGCGACTGATTTGGCAGATTACTTAGTTGGTAAAGATGTTCCTTTTAGGACCGCCTATCAAGTTGTTGGTGAAATAGTTAAATATTGCCTGGAGAGAAAAATGTTATTTAAAAATCTCAAGATTGATGAATTTAAAAAATTTCATCCCGAATTTGATGAGGATGTTTTTGCGGATATTAAACCTCTTAATGTCGTTAAATCAAGAAATAGTGAAGGTGGTACAGGTTTTCTTCAGGTAGAAAAAGAGATAAATAATTGGCAAAAAAAATTGTTAATTTGA
- a CDS encoding RNA recognition motif domain-containing protein, whose product MSIFVGNLPFRAEREDVIQLFTPFGEVLNCSLPLERDTGRKRGFAFIEMADEAIESTAIDGLQGKELMGRPLRINKAEPRGSGGSRKGGRGGYGGGGNNGGYGGGGGYGGGGGYGGGGNNGGYSGGGYGGGGNNGGYGGGGNNGGYGGGGNNGGYGGGGGYGGGSSESNSSYTNKSSGADGWEDRSYGNSSENSDYESGRSRRKRGVSNESNSSNETN is encoded by the coding sequence GTGAGTATTTTTGTTGGCAATTTGCCGTTCCGCGCAGAGCGTGAAGATGTTATACAGTTATTTACCCCTTTTGGTGAGGTTTTAAATTGTTCTCTTCCCCTAGAGAGAGATACTGGTAGGAAGAGAGGATTCGCATTTATCGAAATGGCAGATGAAGCTATTGAGTCAACAGCGATAGATGGCTTGCAAGGCAAGGAACTTATGGGTAGACCATTAAGAATTAATAAAGCTGAGCCAAGAGGTTCTGGTGGATCTCGTAAAGGAGGAAGAGGTGGCTACGGTGGTGGCGGTAATAATGGTGGTTACGGTGGTGGCGGTGGCTACGGTGGTGGCGGTGGCTACGGTGGCGGCGGCAATAATGGTGGCTACAGTGGCGGCGGCTACGGTGGTGGCGGCAATAATGGTGGCTACGGTGGTGGCGGCAATAATGGTGGCTACGGTGGTGGCGGCAATAATGGTGGCTACGGTGGTGGCGGTGGCTATGGTGGTGGTAGTTCTGAATCTAATAGCTCATACACTAATAAATCTTCTGGAGCAGATGGTTGGGAAGATAGAAGTTATGGGAATTCTTCTGAAAATTCTGATTACGAAAGTGGTAGGAGCAGGAGAAAAAGGGGAGTGTCTAATGAGAGTAATTCTTCAAATGAGACAAATTAG
- the dusA gene encoding tRNA dihydrouridine(20/20a) synthase DusA, with protein MNFIQPNSIKNIHKLSIAPMMDCTDRHFRMIMRKISSEALLYTEMIVAQSLVYTNNKANFLDFNSQEHPISIQFGGDDPKILKEAARMAQDWGYDEINFNVGCPSPRVCSGNFGASLMKDPKTVAKCIESLKNNCNLPVTIKHRIGVDNDDSYINLNNFVRIIANAGADRFTVHARKAILKGLNPKQNRTIPPLNYDIVKKLKKSNPELLIEINGGLTNIDESLKALNDFDGVMIGRSVYKHPLRWSEIDKKIYGINTKPKSASDIIFSLIPYIESHLSNGGKSWDICKHLINLVEGIPKAKIWRNQISNKSIKKELNIEYIFKLTTALEEMGF; from the coding sequence ATGAATTTTATTCAACCTAATTCTATTAAAAATATTCATAAATTAAGTATTGCTCCAATGATGGATTGTACTGATAGACATTTCAGGATGATAATGAGAAAAATAAGTTCTGAGGCTTTATTGTATACGGAAATGATTGTGGCCCAGAGTTTAGTTTATACAAATAACAAAGCAAATTTTCTAGATTTTAATAGTCAAGAACATCCGATATCGATTCAGTTTGGTGGAGACGATCCAAAAATCCTTAAAGAGGCAGCCCGAATGGCACAGGATTGGGGCTACGACGAAATAAACTTTAATGTTGGTTGTCCGAGTCCAAGAGTCTGTTCTGGAAATTTTGGCGCTTCACTTATGAAAGACCCTAAAACAGTAGCAAAATGTATAGAATCCTTAAAAAATAATTGCAACTTACCGGTTACTATCAAACACAGAATAGGTGTAGACAACGATGATAGCTACATTAACTTGAATAATTTTGTAAGAATAATCGCAAATGCCGGTGCAGACAGATTTACTGTTCACGCAAGGAAAGCCATATTAAAAGGTCTAAATCCAAAACAAAATAGAACAATCCCTCCACTAAATTACGATATTGTAAAAAAATTGAAAAAATCAAATCCAGAATTATTAATAGAAATCAATGGGGGTTTAACAAATATCGACGAATCATTAAAAGCCTTAAATGATTTTGATGGGGTCATGATTGGACGGTCAGTATATAAACATCCCTTAAGATGGTCTGAGATTGATAAAAAGATCTATGGAATTAATACAAAACCCAAATCTGCTTCAGATATTATATTCTCCTTAATTCCATATATAGAATCACATTTAAGTAATGGAGGAAAATCTTGGGATATTTGTAAACATCTTATAAATTTAGTTGAAGGTATACCAAAAGCGAAAATTTGGAGAAATCAAATTTCAAATAAATCTATAAAAAAAGAATTAAATATTGAATATATATTTAAATTAACGACAGCGCTTGAAGAAATGGGTTTCTAA
- the msrB gene encoding peptide-methionine (R)-S-oxide reductase MsrB, which translates to MNQFLSRRTFILIPIMSILKIIFKPIQVLASSLSSKEEWNFSKDEWKSRLSPESYYILREEGTERAFSSQLNNEKRKGIFHCAGCDLALFSSDKKYDSGTGWPSFWDSIQGSVETKVDFKLIVPRTEYHCSRCGGHQGHVFNDGPLPTGKRYCNNGLALRFVPD; encoded by the coding sequence ATGAATCAATTTCTATCGAGAAGAACTTTTATTCTAATTCCTATTATGTCAATCTTAAAAATAATCTTTAAGCCTATACAAGTATTAGCATCTTCACTTTCTTCTAAAGAAGAGTGGAATTTCTCAAAAGACGAATGGAAATCTAGGCTTAGTCCAGAATCGTATTATATTTTGAGAGAGGAAGGGACTGAAAGAGCCTTCAGCAGTCAATTAAATAATGAGAAAAGAAAAGGGATTTTTCACTGTGCAGGATGTGATTTGGCTCTTTTTTCCTCAGATAAAAAGTATGATAGTGGTACAGGATGGCCAAGCTTTTGGGATTCAATTCAAGGATCAGTTGAAACAAAGGTTGATTTCAAGTTAATTGTCCCTAGAACTGAATATCATTGTTCTAGATGCGGAGGCCATCAAGGACATGTCTTCAATGATGGTCCACTTCCCACTGGTAAAAGATACTGTAACAACGGATTAGCATTAAGGTTTGTTCCTGACTAA
- the grpE gene encoding nucleotide exchange factor GrpE codes for MVENQSDITDNKDNDVANQDNLPEETSSEKDLKIENDELSLHKTEEINTEELKNTISNNDARLEQLEKEHETLKNQYVRISADFDNFRKRQSRDQDDLKIQLVSKTLTAILPIVDNFERARQQLKPESEEAQALHRSYQGLYKQLVEVLKQQGVSPMRVVGQQFDPNLHEAVLREPSEELNEDYIIEELQRGYHLEGKVLRHALVKVSMGPGKQNSQQEVEKDTVEGDIDSEVNTSEDV; via the coding sequence ATGGTCGAAAATCAATCAGACATTACCGATAATAAAGATAATGATGTCGCTAATCAGGATAATCTTCCTGAAGAAACTTCATCAGAGAAAGATCTAAAGATTGAAAATGATGAATTATCTCTTCATAAAACAGAAGAAATAAATACTGAAGAATTAAAAAATACTATTTCCAATAATGATGCAAGATTAGAACAATTAGAAAAAGAGCATGAAACATTAAAAAATCAATATGTAAGAATTTCAGCTGATTTTGATAATTTTAGAAAAAGGCAATCTAGAGATCAGGACGATTTAAAAATACAACTTGTTTCAAAGACTTTAACTGCAATACTGCCTATAGTTGATAATTTTGAGAGAGCAAGACAACAACTTAAACCAGAAAGTGAAGAAGCTCAAGCTCTTCATAGAAGTTATCAAGGATTGTATAAACAATTGGTAGAAGTTCTAAAACAACAGGGAGTGTCACCGATGAGAGTTGTTGGTCAGCAATTTGATCCAAATTTACATGAAGCTGTATTAAGAGAGCCTAGTGAAGAGTTGAATGAAGATTATATTATTGAAGAATTGCAGCGAGGATATCATTTAGAAGGAAAGGTTTTAAGACATGCATTGGTTAAGGTTTCTATGGGGCCTGGTAAACAAAATTCACAACAGGAAGTAGAAAAGGATACAGTTGAAGGGGATATTGACTCAGAGGTAAATACTTCTGAAGATGTATAA
- the dnaJ gene encoding molecular chaperone DnaJ — translation MADFYQILGVSRDADADTLKKAYRKLARQYHPDVNKEPGAEDKFKEIGKAYEALADPETRARYDQFGEAGLGGAAGMPDMGDMGGFADLFETFFNGFGGQNPQGGRTQRRGPQQGDDLRYDLNVDFKDAIFGQQREIKIPHLETCEVCRGTGAKPGTGPKTCSTCGGSGQVRRATRTPFGNFTQVAECPSCNGTGQIIADPCVSCGGNGVKQVRKKLRINIPAGVDTGTKLRVSGEGNVGLKGGPPGDLYVFIKVKNDSQLKRDGVTIYSEIAVNYLQAILGDTVEITTVDGNVNLKIPSGTQPNTTLSLENKGVPRLGNPVARGNHEVLVKVKLPTRITDEERKLLEGLASQYSDKNINSSSGLFSKLFGKES, via the coding sequence ATGGCTGATTTTTACCAAATACTTGGAGTTTCAAGAGATGCTGATGCAGATACCTTAAAAAAGGCTTATAGAAAATTAGCGAGACAATACCATCCTGATGTTAATAAAGAACCTGGCGCTGAAGATAAATTTAAAGAAATTGGCAAGGCTTATGAAGCATTAGCCGATCCTGAAACAAGAGCTAGATATGATCAGTTTGGAGAGGCTGGCCTTGGAGGTGCCGCTGGTATGCCTGATATGGGGGATATGGGCGGTTTTGCGGATTTATTTGAAACTTTTTTTAATGGATTTGGCGGACAAAATCCTCAGGGAGGAAGAACTCAAAGAAGAGGTCCTCAACAAGGAGATGATTTACGTTATGACCTTAATGTCGACTTTAAAGATGCAATATTTGGCCAACAAAGAGAAATTAAAATTCCTCATCTAGAGACATGTGAAGTTTGTAGGGGAACAGGTGCTAAGCCAGGAACCGGACCAAAAACTTGTTCAACCTGTGGAGGAAGTGGACAAGTTAGAAGAGCTACGAGAACACCTTTTGGTAATTTCACACAAGTAGCTGAATGTCCTTCATGTAACGGAACTGGTCAGATAATTGCAGATCCATGTGTAAGTTGTGGTGGTAATGGAGTAAAGCAAGTCAGAAAAAAATTAAGAATCAATATTCCTGCAGGAGTTGATACTGGCACTAAATTAAGAGTTTCAGGAGAGGGAAATGTTGGCTTGAAAGGGGGCCCGCCTGGAGATCTTTATGTGTTTATTAAGGTTAAGAATGATTCACAACTTAAAAGAGATGGTGTGACTATTTACTCAGAAATAGCTGTGAATTATTTACAAGCTATTTTAGGAGATACTGTTGAAATTACTACAGTTGATGGAAATGTTAATTTAAAAATTCCAAGTGGTACCCAGCCTAATACAACTCTTTCACTTGAGAATAAAGGGGTACCTAGACTTGGTAATCCAGTTGCTAGAGGAAATCATGAAGTCTTAGTAAAGGTAAAATTGCCAACTCGTATAACTGACGAAGAACGAAAGCTTTTAGAGGGTTTAGCTTCTCAATATTCAGATAAAAATATTAATTCCAGTAGTGGACTTTTTAGTAAATTATTTGGAAAAGAATCCTAA
- a CDS encoding sulfurtransferase TusA family protein, giving the protein MTSLKHLDLKSVPCPLNVVKIKLALEKLSKNEQLIIELDKGEPEEMVLNNLKEMGCLFKQIKENEKFIKIQILNEN; this is encoded by the coding sequence ATGACTTCTTTAAAGCATTTGGATCTTAAATCTGTTCCATGTCCTTTAAATGTTGTCAAGATCAAATTGGCTTTAGAGAAGTTATCCAAAAATGAACAGCTTATAATCGAACTAGATAAGGGTGAACCAGAAGAAATGGTATTAAACAATTTAAAAGAGATGGGATGTTTGTTTAAACAAATTAAAGAAAATGAAAAATTTATAAAAATACAAATATTGAATGAAAACTAA
- the rsgA gene encoding ribosome small subunit-dependent GTPase A — protein MKTNSKYLGLVTKKFNDFFLVDLTNQENFGNNEKFLCKVRKSINFKDQLIYVGDEVVIDKIDFKSKRAVITTLKKRKNLLVRPSVANISSIYITFSVAEPELNFSQVNRFLISAESMGVEVSLVLTKCDLISDKTKSFLIDKFEKWGYQAITLNLEKSNNFNNLLVELKQKKCSIFMGPSGVGKTTLLNMIIPGLQNSTAPVSNKIKRGKNTTRNVELFSISNQSYIVDTPGFNMQPLEVNFRLLPNLYSEIYKQVIDKGIKCKYRNCLHLNDEGCNLNKSFERYSFYKEMMESSKSHYYQNQED, from the coding sequence ATGAAAACTAATAGTAAATATTTAGGTTTAGTTACGAAAAAATTTAATGATTTTTTTTTAGTTGACTTAACAAATCAAGAAAACTTTGGAAATAATGAGAAATTCTTATGTAAGGTGAGGAAATCGATAAATTTTAAGGATCAATTAATTTATGTTGGAGACGAAGTAGTAATTGACAAAATTGATTTCAAAAGCAAACGTGCAGTAATAACAACTCTAAAAAAAAGAAAAAATTTATTAGTTAGACCCTCAGTTGCAAATATTTCTAGCATATATATTACTTTTTCCGTTGCAGAGCCAGAGTTAAATTTTTCTCAAGTTAATAGGTTTTTGATATCAGCAGAATCTATGGGAGTTGAAGTGTCATTAGTTTTGACAAAATGTGATTTAATTTCGGATAAGACAAAATCTTTTTTAATTGATAAATTTGAGAAATGGGGTTATCAAGCGATAACTTTGAATTTAGAGAAATCTAATAACTTTAATAATTTATTAGTTGAGTTAAAGCAAAAAAAGTGTTCAATTTTTATGGGCCCATCAGGTGTTGGGAAAACAACTTTACTTAATATGATAATCCCAGGTCTTCAAAATAGTACTGCTCCAGTTTCTAATAAAATTAAGAGAGGTAAAAATACTACTCGAAATGTTGAGTTATTTTCTATATCAAATCAAAGTTACATTGTGGATACTCCTGGTTTTAATATGCAACCTCTAGAGGTTAATTTTAGGTTGTTACCAAATCTTTATTCAGAAATATATAAACAAGTAATCGATAAAGGAATTAAGTGTAAATATCGTAACTGCTTACATTTAAACGATGAGGGCTGTAATTTAAATAAATCCTTTGAAAGATATTCTTTTTATAAAGAAATGATGGAGTCTTCTAAGAGTCACTATTATCAAAACCAGGAAGATTAA
- a CDS encoding YbaB/EbfC family nucleoid-associated protein, giving the protein MAGFGLPNFGQLTEAFKKAKQIQQDAQKLQDELENMEIEGKSDDEMIKVWISGNQLPLKVEVQENILNADKEKIERNILQAIQKAHELSTTTMKERMNDLTGGLNLNLPGFDNSDS; this is encoded by the coding sequence ATGGCGGGTTTTGGACTTCCTAACTTTGGGCAACTTACAGAAGCTTTTAAAAAAGCTAAACAAATTCAGCAAGATGCTCAAAAATTACAAGATGAACTTGAAAATATGGAGATTGAAGGAAAAAGTGATGATGAAATGATAAAAGTCTGGATAAGTGGTAACCAACTTCCTTTAAAGGTAGAAGTACAAGAAAATATTTTAAATGCAGATAAAGAAAAAATAGAGAGAAACATTTTACAAGCTATTCAAAAAGCTCATGAATTATCAACTACAACTATGAAAGAGAGGATGAATGATTTGACTGGTGGATTAAATCTTAATCTTCCTGGTTTTGATAATAGTGACTCTTAG
- the murB gene encoding UDP-N-acetylmuramate dehydrogenase, whose amino-acid sequence MNKKIFSENCNLSSYTTIKVGGVAEYFAEPRSIEEFSYLIKWAILNKQRCQIIGAGSNLLINNIFIKGLVVCTKKLKSLKIEPNSGIIEAEAGVMLPTLSNALAKNGLQGGEWAVGIPGTLGGAIYMNAGTGDLSLAKNLISVKVINNKTHEKLEIEKKDINFEYRFSSFQTNDLTIISAKLHFEPNGNLKQLIQTTKNNLKFKTETQPYNQPSFGSVFKNPENNYAAKLIDEMGLKGFKIGDAEISTIHSNFIINTSSASSRDIYELITVIQQKVLQNKGIFLQPEVRMIGFDYPN is encoded by the coding sequence ATGAATAAAAAGATTTTTTCTGAAAACTGTAATTTAAGTAGTTATACAACTATAAAAGTGGGAGGAGTAGCTGAATATTTTGCGGAACCAAGAAGCATTGAAGAATTTTCATATCTAATAAAATGGGCAATTTTAAACAAACAAAGATGTCAAATAATTGGTGCAGGATCAAATCTTTTAATAAATAATATTTTCATAAAAGGCTTAGTTGTGTGTACAAAAAAATTGAAATCATTAAAGATAGAGCCAAATTCAGGCATTATTGAAGCCGAAGCGGGTGTGATGCTCCCAACATTATCTAATGCTCTTGCTAAAAATGGATTACAAGGAGGAGAATGGGCTGTCGGAATTCCAGGAACATTAGGAGGAGCAATTTATATGAATGCTGGCACAGGTGATTTATCGCTAGCAAAAAATCTTATTTCCGTAAAAGTTATAAATAATAAAACTCATGAAAAACTTGAAATTGAAAAAAAAGATATCAATTTTGAGTATAGATTTAGCTCTTTTCAAACAAATGATTTGACAATTATTAGTGCAAAACTACACTTTGAGCCTAATGGCAATCTAAAACAATTAATTCAAACAACCAAAAATAACCTTAAATTTAAAACAGAAACACAACCATATAATCAACCAAGTTTTGGTAGTGTTTTTAAAAATCCTGAAAATAATTATGCAGCAAAATTAATTGATGAAATGGGTTTAAAAGGATTTAAAATTGGCGATGCTGAAATTTCTACAATACATTCAAACTTTATAATTAACACTTCTTCAGCGAGTTCAAGAGATATTTATGAATTAATAACAGTAATTCAACAAAAAGTACTACAAAACAAAGGAATTTTTTTGCAACCGGAAGTAAGAATGATTGGTTTTGACTATCCTAACTAA